The following are encoded together in the Pectobacterium wasabiae CFBP 3304 genome:
- a CDS encoding tyrosine-type recombinase/integrase — MSLTDTKIKNAKPSEKVVKLTDGFGLYLLVHPNGSKYWQLGYRFEGKQKVFSIGIYPAVSLADARQRRDEAKKLLAAGVDPSAKKQADNKIVQERRNNTRAFKVVAKSWFATKTTWSEDYQHSVWTRLETYLFPDIGNKDIAELDTGDLLVPIKKIEKLGYLEIAMRVKQYTTAIMRYAVQQKMIRFNPAYDLDGAVQKPQTKHRPAIELEEIPTLLERIEGYKGRSRLTQLAIKLNLLIFVRSSELRFARWSEIDFKSALWVIPEQREVIEGIKHSGRGAKMRRKHYVPLCRQALDILEELKELTYDVNGDDGFILTGCYDAMKPMSENTINKALRKMGYDTKTDLCGHGFRTLACSALIESGIWPEDVVELQMSHMEKNNVRAAYTHKAKHLEQRRLMLQWWADFLDANSNGMVRPFEFAQNDKNNSCFVI, encoded by the coding sequence ATGTCACTTACTGATACTAAAATAAAAAATGCCAAGCCGTCAGAAAAGGTGGTTAAGCTCACTGACGGGTTCGGCCTCTACCTACTGGTACATCCCAACGGTTCCAAATACTGGCAGTTAGGTTATCGCTTCGAAGGTAAACAGAAAGTGTTTTCCATTGGCATCTACCCTGCTGTTTCTCTGGCTGATGCAAGACAACGCCGGGATGAAGCAAAAAAGCTGTTAGCCGCTGGCGTTGACCCCAGCGCCAAAAAACAGGCTGACAACAAAATCGTTCAAGAGCGGCGTAACAATACCCGTGCTTTCAAGGTCGTTGCCAAGTCATGGTTTGCCACCAAAACCACATGGTCGGAAGATTATCAGCATTCGGTATGGACACGACTGGAAACCTACCTGTTCCCTGATATTGGCAACAAAGATATTGCTGAACTGGATACTGGCGATCTGCTGGTTCCCATCAAAAAGATAGAGAAGCTGGGCTATCTGGAAATTGCCATGCGGGTGAAACAGTACACCACCGCCATCATGCGTTATGCCGTCCAGCAAAAGATGATCCGTTTCAATCCGGCCTATGATTTAGACGGTGCGGTTCAGAAGCCGCAAACGAAACACCGCCCCGCTATCGAACTGGAAGAGATACCTACCCTGCTGGAACGAATTGAAGGCTATAAAGGCCGTAGCAGGCTGACCCAATTAGCGATAAAACTCAATCTGCTGATTTTTGTTCGCTCAAGTGAACTCCGCTTTGCCCGTTGGTCAGAGATCGATTTCAAAAGCGCCTTGTGGGTCATCCCTGAACAGCGTGAAGTCATTGAAGGGATAAAGCATTCAGGCCGTGGTGCAAAAATGCGTAGGAAGCATTATGTTCCTTTATGCCGTCAGGCGTTAGACATTCTGGAAGAACTAAAAGAGCTCACCTATGACGTTAACGGTGACGACGGCTTTATCCTGACGGGCTGTTATGATGCGATGAAACCGATGAGTGAAAACACCATCAACAAGGCATTGCGCAAAATGGGCTATGACACCAAGACCGATCTGTGCGGTCATGGTTTTCGAACGTTAGCGTGTAGTGCCTTGATTGAGTCGGGTATCTGGCCTGAAGATGTGGTTGAACTTCAGATGAGCCACATGGAAAAGAACAACGTTCGCGCTGCCTACACTCACAAGGCCAAACACCTTGAGCAACGTCGCCTAATGTTGCAATGGTGGGCTGATTTTCTGGATGCTAACAGCAACGGGATGGTCAGGCCGTTTGAGTTTGCACAGAACGATAAAAATAACTCATGCTTTGTCATATAA